From the genome of Arthrobacter sp. ERGS1:01:
GCCGGCACCCTGCTGGCCCGGCGGCTCTCCCGGCCCCTGGTGCGGACCGCAGCTGTCGCGCGCCGGATCGCTGCTGGTGAGCGAACAGTAGAGCTGGCGCCCTCCGGGATGACGGAGGTGCGGGCGATCGGCGAGGCAATCACCACCTTGGACCAAGCCCTTATAGCCAGCGAGGACCGCCAGCACGAATTCCTGCTCTCTATCACCCACGAGATCCGCACGCCGCTGACGGCGGTGCGCGGCTACGCAGAAGCCATGGTGGACGGACTCGTCCTGCCGGAAGACGTGGCACGCGTGGGGCAGGTCCTGGCCGCCGAAACAGACCGGCTGGACGGGTTTGTCCGCGATCTGCTGGCGCTAGCCCGCCTGGAGGCCGAGGATTTCGCCTTGGAAGTTGGGCCCGTGAATGTTGAGGGAATTCTAAAACAGGTGCAGGAAGCCTGGCACGGTGCCGCCGCCCAAGCCGGCGTGCCGCTTCAACTCCGCCTGCCAGCAAATGGCGAAGTCGTTGCTGTCACCACGGACGGACAGCGTTTGCGGCAGATCATCGACGCCCTGGTGGGTAATGCGCTGCGGGTGACGCCGGCAGGAAAACCCCTGGTAATTGAAGTCAGACTGGAGTATTCGGCGGCAGCCCCGGCAGGCCTGCCCGACGTCGTCGCGGTTGACGTGCGGGACAACGGCCCCGGACTGACCGCCCAGGACGCGGCCGTGGCGTTCGAACGAGGAGTGCTTCACCGCCGCTATGCTGGCCAGCGGCCGGTGGGCAGCGGGCTCGGTCTCTCCATCGCCGCCCGATTGGCACAACGGCTCGGAGTGCAGCTCTCGGTAGAGCCGACAGTCTCCACCGACGACGGCGCGTGCTTTTGCATCCGACTACCGCGCAGCCCCCAGGAACAATGAACCGCCAGCAGCACAAGTCATGCTACCTGCGGACGCGCACCCAGTGAGCGGCCGGTGATGGACCCGGAGAGCGACCGGTACACCGCAAAGATGCTGAAACTGGCACGAACAGTGATACCCACTGTTTGGCTATGGCTATTGTGGCAAGCCCCCCCCTTGCATCAGTGAGGGCAACACACCCCGGATGCGTATTTTGTTCGCGAGGACGACGCGGCACCCGGTGGAGATTTCAGACACATAGTCGCCGGCAGTCCAGGGCACAAGCCATTCCCAATACCCGTCCCACAGGTGGCTCGGTGTCCGGTACACAGGATTCGCCATTCTGGAATGATCATCGCCCAACTCATCGTGGGCACTTCAGAGCCATCCGGGCTAGGATGCCTTCCACAGGTGGCATTGCAATTACTCGCCGCAGATCCGAGGAATCGGGGCAAATACATTGATCTGGATTCAGGCAGCGATCGTTTTTTGCGGCATCGTGCTGGCCATAGCGAGCGAGTCTTGGCTTGGGCGGATTGCAGGCATTCTCCTGTCAGTGTCAGGAATTATCGGGTTGCTGCTTACTTTGAAGAGACGAAAATCAGAGCCATAGCCGATTGGAAGCTGCCTGAAGCTCTCTAGCGAGACGTCTGAATACAGCTAGTCTGCCGGAATGGCTGCGATTCCGGTGCATAGGGTATCTGGCATCCTTCAACTTCCCGCAAACCGTTCCTGTTGAGAGACGGTCCACTTCTCAAGCGCTTGAATGACGGTTCTCTAGTCTCCGTCTGACCGTCGTTTGCGTTCACGAGCGGCGGCCCTACCTAGCGGTATTGTCACCAACAACAGCAGGAGTACCGGAACCCCCATTGTGATGAATGGACTGAGGCGGAGAGATATCGCTATTAGCCCACCTATGAATATGGACGCCATGCCCCCAATCCAGACGATTCGGGTGTAACGCTTCGCCGCGGGCCCCACGTTGCGCGCTTCCATGGGTCAACTCTAGTGACGGAATTGGAAGTACGATGATTTGAACCTCAGACATAACTGCCCACAGAGGGTTCCCGTGTGGGGCAGCCCGGTCTACGGGACACCTCGGAAAGGGACTGCCCGGTTTTGCCTGTTTGGGAATCATGGGAGCCAATTTCATTGGTCGAGCGGCACCGCGTGTGCAACGAGGATGCCCATCACCGCTATCTTTGAGAGGCTCGACTCATGAACGCACTCAGGGACCTCCGCGGATACGCCATCCGGTCGGCGCTCAATGAGACCGTCGGCGCAGACGTGTTGATTGATACTGCCGTGCGCGCACTCTTGGAAGGCGTAGACTCGCCGTCCCTCCCCCTCCTGGCCGGGCTCTCGCGCAGAGAGGAAGGCGAAGCGCAAGAACTCTTCCGCGCGGTCACCACTGAATTGGATCTCGCTCCCCCATCGCCCATCGACTCACAGAGTACGCGTTGGCGCTTGGTCCGTTGGCTGTGCGAGGCCATCGTCGATGGAAGTGCCCAGCCAGAAGTCGCCGGAAAGTTCATCTGGGACCGCTGGGACGAGCTGGGCTATCCGAAATCACTCCAACCCCTTGTTGGCCGGGTCAGCGAATGGGACGACTGGCACCCCTCATGGGATGTAGAACGCGAACACTTTCAGGGGCTTATCGTCGATGAAGCCAAGACCCTCCTCAGCGGGACGTGGCCACCTAGCTAGAGGAACCGCCCAGAAATCTGAACTGGGTCCAAAGCATCGGCATAATAGCCTCTTCCTCGCCCCAGTCGAGGTTCCTCTGTGGGACGATCTGTCACTGACTTTACTCGCTTGTGTCTCCGAGGCTCTGTGTATCGATGTCCGACCGGTCTACGGCAGGTGCACAGGGCGGCGCATCTCGTTGAGGGTGAGGATGCTACGTGCGGGCAGTTTAGTTGAGTTCGCGGAGTTCGGCTGTCATGTTGCCGCCGGTGTTGCCTGTGTTTACTGTTCCTACCGGTTCTATGAGCAGTGCATGTACTTCCCCCTTCGCTTTCGGGCAGTGTTCAATGCCTTTGGGTACGACGTAGATATCGTTCGGTCCGAGGGTGATGTCGCGGTCTCGGAGCTGGATGGTGAGCTCGCCTGCGAGGACCAAGAACAGTTCGTCTGTTTCTGGGTGGCTGTGCCAGACGAATTCGCCTTGGATCTTTACGACTTTCACGTCGTAGTCGTTGATGTTGGTGAGCCGGTGTGGTTGCCAGTGTTCTGTGATGCTGGCAAGTGCTGCGGTGATATTGCGGACATCCTCGGTCATGATGGTGTTCCATTCTGATGGTGAGTGACTCCGTCGCGGAGGGCGACGAGGTGGGTGCGACTTAGTTCGGAGGCAGCGCCTGCATCTCGGGTTGCGATTGCCTCGACGATTGCCTGGTGGGTGAATTGGTCGTGTTCGGTGCCTGGTTCGTTGTTGAGCTTGAGCATCAGGATCATCGCATCGCGGCTCCGTGCGGCGAAGGTATCGAAGAGTTCGGTGAGAACTTCGTTATGGCTTGCAACAACGATGCTTCGGTGCAACGCGGTGTCGGAGTCCACCCTGACCTCGATCGTGATGCGGTCGGCATCACGAAGCTTGAGTGCCGCGCGAATGGCGAGCATGTCCTCGTGCGTATGGCGTTCAGCGGCTAGCGCTGCTGCTTCGCATTCGATGGCGATGCGTGCCTCAAGGATGGACGTGATGTTCGTCCGGGTCACCAGCGCGTCCCAGTCCTCAGCCGGGTTGACTGCGTGCAGGAACACACCAGCACCTTGGCGGGTCAGCAGAACACCTTGTCCGCATAGCTGACGGATCGCCTCCCTTACCGTTGAGCGGCCCACACCAAGCTGTGGGCCTAACGTCGTCTCTCCTGGCAATTTCTGCCCAACCTCCCACTCTCCCGCTTGAATTCGTTCGAGGAGGAGACGTGCTACCTGGTCGGAAAGTGATTCACGATGAACTGAACTCATATCCATAAACAAAGCATACTCCTCAGCTTGTCTGAGGAGTTGTGTTATCGTTTCGGGATGATCTTCTCCGACTCTCCTCTGTCCACGCCGGCAGGTCCGGTTCCTAGCTCTTCGCCGCACTGGAATCGGCAGCGCCATTCCCAGATGCCCTCGTCCCGGTATGAAGATCTCTTCGCACGGGTGGAGGTGCCCATTCTCGGCCGCGAGTGGCCAACCCGGCGCCTGACGGAAGCCCCGCTCTGGGTCCCCGTCGACCTCCGCGATGGGAATCAGGCATTGGCCGAGCCGATGGACCCGAGCAGGAAGCGGGTCTTCTTCGAGCTCATGGTTTCGATGGGGTACAAGGAAATCGAAGTCGGGTACCCGTCCGCGTCGCAGACAGACTATGACTTCGTGCGGCTGATCGCCGAGAGTGACATCGCACCCGAAGACGTCACTATCGTAGTGTTCACCCCTGCACGTCGTGACCTCATCGAACGCACGGTGGAATCGATCCGGGGCATCCGCAACCAAGTGGTCATCCACATGTACACGCCGACAGCCCCACTCTGGCGGGATGTCGTGCTCGGCCATGATCGTCCATCGTTGCGGGAACTGATCCTCGGCGGCGGTCGTGACGTGCTTGACTTCGCTGGCGACCTCGACGGCGTGCGATTCGAGTTCTCGCCAGAAGTCTTCAACCTCACCGAACCCGACTACGCCCTCGAACTCTGCAACGCCATCACAGGCCTCTGGGATGCCTCCCCTGATCGCCCCGTGATCCTCAACCTCCCAGCGACTGTCGAGGCAGCGACTCCGAACGTGTATGCGGACCAGATCGAGTACATGCACCGGAACCTCGACAGGCGTTCCGCGGTAATCCTTTCAGTTCATCCCCACAACGACCGCGGCACTGGCATCGCGTGCGCCGAACTCGCCGTCCTCGCTGGCGCTCAACGGGTGGAGGGCTGCATCTTCGGCAACGGCGAGCGAACAGGCAACGTCGACATGGCGACCCTGGCCCTGAACCTCCATGCGCAAGGCATTGACCCGATGATCGATTTTTCCGACATTGACCACATCCGCCGCGTCGTCGAGCACAGCAACCGCATCGAGGTCCACCCTCGGCACCCCTACGTCGGAGACCTGGTCCACACCGCGTTCTCGGGCACCCACCAGGATGCGATCAAGAAAGGCTTCGCCGAACATCGCTCCCGCGCAGAAGCAACAGGCATTTCCGCTGATCAACTCCCGTGGCGGGTACCTTACCTCCCCATCGACCCCGGAGATCTTGGCCGCAGCTACGAGGCCGTCATCAGGGTAAACTCCCAATCGGGCAAGGGCGGCATCGCCTACCTGCTCGAGCGGGACTACGGCATCGAAATGCCACGTCGGCTCCAAATCGACTTCTCCCGTCACGTTCAGCAGCACGCCGACG
Proteins encoded in this window:
- a CDS encoding sensor histidine kinase: MVSLGGRGITLVTAAVAILAVLVTGLVAFPLIRAATVDSARQQLARQADAYAAAPAASRALDVRERSVLGPQTYKLSTITASGTVTGPAQHLLAPAEIGQVLTGQNLSRTLSTNGGELLLEARALKRGGGIVLTRSLQDINAESAQLLTRTLLALGIGLLIAVLAGTLLARRLSRPLVRTAAVARRIAAGERTVELAPSGMTEVRAIGEAITTLDQALIASEDRQHEFLLSITHEIRTPLTAVRGYAEAMVDGLVLPEDVARVGQVLAAETDRLDGFVRDLLALARLEAEDFALEVGPVNVEGILKQVQEAWHGAAAQAGVPLQLRLPANGEVVAVTTDGQRLRQIIDALVGNALRVTPAGKPLVIEVRLEYSAAAPAGLPDVVAVDVRDNGPGLTAQDAAVAFERGVLHRRYAGQRPVGSGLGLSIAARLAQRLGVQLSVEPTVSTDDGACFCIRLPRSPQEQ
- a CDS encoding cupin domain-containing protein, coding for MTEDVRNITAALASITEHWQPHRLTNINDYDVKVVKIQGEFVWHSHPETDELFLVLAGELTIQLRDRDITLGPNDIYVVPKGIEHCPKAKGEVHALLIEPVGTVNTGNTGGNMTAELRELN
- a CDS encoding FadR/GntR family transcriptional regulator, which gives rise to MDMSSVHRESLSDQVARLLLERIQAGEWEVGQKLPGETTLGPQLGVGRSTVREAIRQLCGQGVLLTRQGAGVFLHAVNPAEDWDALVTRTNITSILEARIAIECEAAALAAERHTHEDMLAIRAALKLRDADRITIEVRVDSDTALHRSIVVASHNEVLTELFDTFAARSRDAMILMLKLNNEPGTEHDQFTHQAIVEAIATRDAGAASELSRTHLVALRDGVTHHQNGTPS
- a CDS encoding 2-isopropylmalate synthase gives rise to the protein MIFSDSPLSTPAGPVPSSSPHWNRQRHSQMPSSRYEDLFARVEVPILGREWPTRRLTEAPLWVPVDLRDGNQALAEPMDPSRKRVFFELMVSMGYKEIEVGYPSASQTDYDFVRLIAESDIAPEDVTIVVFTPARRDLIERTVESIRGIRNQVVIHMYTPTAPLWRDVVLGHDRPSLRELILGGGRDVLDFAGDLDGVRFEFSPEVFNLTEPDYALELCNAITGLWDASPDRPVILNLPATVEAATPNVYADQIEYMHRNLDRRSAVILSVHPHNDRGTGIACAELAVLAGAQRVEGCIFGNGERTGNVDMATLALNLHAQGIDPMIDFSDIDHIRRVVEHSNRIEVHPRHPYVGDLVHTAFSGTHQDAIKKGFAEHRSRAEATGISADQLPWRVPYLPIDPGDLGRSYEAVIRVNSQSGKGGIAYLLERDYGIEMPRRLQIDFSRHVQQHADDTGLELNAAQLLRVFERSYLTANAPAIELLELEITTTGGTTRTALRVEIDGTEHAATFSDVGLVEATTLLLSTGGMPIEIVSLHQTSLAAGNDSDALTLLEYQHGSETNWAAGRHRSVLDATVLAVLNAAATGKDRERSGGSGTNLPASPGPANIY